One genomic segment of Dioscorea cayenensis subsp. rotundata cultivar TDr96_F1 unplaced genomic scaffold, TDr96_F1_v2_PseudoChromosome.rev07_lg8_w22 25.fasta BLBR01001336.1, whole genome shotgun sequence includes these proteins:
- the LOC120256197 gene encoding uncharacterized protein LOC120256197, with protein sequence MDDMQGSDSDLVETEVQLIEDSSNGGSSSEGKTEALGNIPIALEDQEKTTFNYPYGTFAYHRIPFGLCNALVTFQRFKAIRSFLGHAGFYRRFVKNFSVIARPLTKLLEKGAPFEFSEDCMNAFLSLKKKLFEAPLIVSPDWSSPFEVMCDMSDYTIGAVLGKQWDNISIRFTMQARL encoded by the exons ATGGATGATATGCAAGGGAGTGACTCAGATTTGGTTGAGACAGAGGTTCAGTTAATAGAAGACAGTTCGAATGGTGGTAGCTCATCAGAGGGGAAGACAGAGGCGTTGGGAAAT ATTCCCATTGCtctagaagatcaagagaagaccacCTTCAATTATCCTTATGGCACATTCGCCTATCATCGTATACCCTTCGGGCTTTGCAATGCCCTAGTCACTTTTCAGAGAT TTAAGGCTATCAGAAGCTTTTTGGGACATGCTGGATTCTATAGAAGATTCGTCAAGAATTTTTCTGTAATTGCTAGGCCATTGACGAAACTTTTGGAAAAGGGTGCTCCTTTTGAGTTTAGTGAAGACTGCATGAACGCTTTCCTTAGCCTGAAGAAGAAGCTTTTTGAGGCACCATTAATAGTTTCTCCTGATTGGAGTTCGCCATTTGAAGTGATGTGTGACATGAGTGATTATACAATTGGGGCAGTATTGGGGAAACAATGGGATAACATTTCCATCCGATttactatgcaagcaagactTTAA